A window of Rhinolophus ferrumequinum isolate MPI-CBG mRhiFer1 chromosome X, mRhiFer1_v1.p, whole genome shotgun sequence contains these coding sequences:
- the LOC117026973 gene encoding thyroxine-binding globulin-like, with protein MCYNLPSKMLLFLCLVLLVLGLHCAPPNSSDGKVTTCHSPQQNATLYKMSSINADFAFNLYRRFTVETPDQNIFFSPVSISAALAMLSIGAFSSTQTQILESLGFNLTDTPTTEIQQGFQHVICSLNFPKKELELQMGNFLFIGKQLKPLPKFLDDVKRLYETEVFSTNFSNVSAAQQEINSHVEKQMKGKVVGLIQDLKPNTIMVLVNYIHFKAQWANPFDPSKTEEGSSFSVDKTTTVQVPMMHQMEQYYHLVDTELNCTVLQMDYSKNALALFVLPKEGQMEWVEEAMSSKTLKKWNRLLQKGWINLFVPKFSISATYDLGAILLKMGIQDAFADNANFLGLTEDNGLKLSKAAHKAVLHIGEKGTEAVAAPEVRFLDQSDITLRPIIQLDRSFLLLILEKSTRSILFLGKVVDPMKV; from the exons ATGTGCt ATAACCTTCCTTCCAAAATGCTACTGTTCCTCTGTCTGGTTCTCTTGGTGCTTGGGCTTCATTGTGCACCACCTAACAGCTCTGACGGCAAAGTAACCACCTGCCATTCCCCCCAACAAAATGCCACTCTCTATAAGATGTCATCCATCAATGCTGACTTTGCATTCAACTTGTACCGGAGGTTCACTGTGGAGACCCCAGatcagaacattttcttttcccctgtgAGCATTTCTGCAGCTTTGGCCATGCTCTCCATTGGGGCCTTCTCCAGCACCCAAACTCAAATCCTGGAAAGCTTGGGGTTCAACCTCACAGACACCCCAACGACAGAGATCCAGCAGGGCTTCCAGCACGTGATCTGTTCATTGAATTTTCCAAAGAAGGAGCTGGAATTACAGATGGGAAATTTCCTCTTCATTGGGAAGCAGCTGAAACCACTGCCAAAGTTCTTGGATGATGTCAAAAGACTCTATGAGACTGAAGTCTTTTCTACCAACTTCTCCAATGTTTCTGCAGCCCAGCAGGAGATCAACAGTCATGTGGAGAAGCAAATGAAAGGGAAAGTTGTGGGCCTTATTCAAGATCTCAAACCAAACACCATCATGGTCCTGGTAAACTATATTCACTTTAAAG CCCAGTGGGCAAATCCTTTTGACCCATCCAAGACCGAAGAAGGTTCCAGCTTCTCAGTGGACAAGACCACAACAGTGCAAGTGCCCATGATGCACCAGATGGAACAATACTACCACCTGGTGGACACAGAGCTGAACTGCACGGTGCTGCAGATGGACTACAGCAAGAATGCTCTGGCACTCTTTGTCCTTCCCAAGGAGGGCCAGATGGAGTGGGTGGAAGAGGCCATGTCATCAAAAACCCTAAAGAAGTGGAATCGCTTACTGCAGAAGGG GTGGATTAACTTGTTTGTTCCAaagttttccatttctgccaCGTATGACCTTGGAGCTATCCTTCTGAAGATGGGCATCCAGGATGCCTTTGCTGACAATGCCAATTTTCTTGGACTCACAGAGGACAATGGTCTTAAACTTTCTAAA GCTGCCCACAAGGCTGTGCTGCACATTGGTGAAAAGGGAACCGAAGCTGTAGCTGCCCCTGAAGTCAGATTTCTGGATCAGTCTGATATAACTCTCCGCCCTATCATCCAATTAGATAGATCTTTCCTGTTGTTGATTTTGGAGAAAAGCACCAGGAGCATTCTCTTTCTGGGTAAAGTTGTGGACCCAATGAAAGTGTAG